In a single window of the Fibrobacter succinogenes genome:
- a CDS encoding PD-(D/E)XK nuclease family transposase translates to MNRTQHYSLLRAMEIDKKNLLKYQEIYNYAYILSDGIFKIVFAEEKDHTLLISLVNAMLDLHGGETIKEITLEMQEFPGAFTKKDCIVDIIGTTNAGERVLVEVVNNLIPVSKTSFGQEWIQTSFGYQAAKPLSRNKIAEPQGQQQGDEFYRDRVEYYMSRVIENQVHTSEKYELPRIYFLGLLDFTLFPEEPQKYIHHVDEMCNGRKFFPKIQKIFVEIEKFFRLEEKGITTNDNSEAAQWLRAIKVTINEEPVPEKIMQNETFRRLLDSVKLINFAEELFNCEIKNVTDLMAEHEIGFAEGKKEGHAEGFVQGKTEGHAEGHEAGLAEGRAEGFAQGKTEGHAEGREAGLAEGREAGRAEGFAQGKTEGLNEGELRKAREIAKGLRDDGVPMEIIVRRSGLSEDEIRKL, encoded by the coding sequence ATGAATCGCACACAACATTATTCCTTGCTCAGGGCAATGGAAATCGACAAGAAAAACCTTCTCAAGTACCAGGAAATCTACAACTACGCCTACATCCTCAGCGACGGCATTTTCAAGATTGTGTTTGCCGAAGAAAAGGACCATACGCTCCTCATTTCGCTTGTGAACGCGATGCTCGACTTGCACGGCGGTGAAACCATCAAGGAAATCACGCTTGAAATGCAGGAGTTCCCCGGCGCGTTCACCAAGAAGGACTGCATCGTGGATATTATCGGAACGACCAACGCGGGCGAACGCGTGCTAGTGGAAGTGGTCAACAATCTCATTCCTGTTTCCAAAACAAGTTTTGGACAGGAATGGATTCAGACATCCTTCGGCTATCAAGCGGCGAAGCCGCTTTCCCGCAATAAAATTGCGGAGCCTCAAGGACAGCAGCAGGGTGACGAATTTTACCGCGACCGTGTGGAATATTACATGTCCCGCGTCATCGAGAATCAGGTGCATACAAGCGAAAAGTATGAGTTGCCGCGTATTTACTTCCTCGGGCTCCTGGACTTTACACTTTTCCCGGAGGAGCCTCAGAAATACATTCACCATGTCGATGAAATGTGCAACGGGAGGAAGTTCTTCCCGAAAATCCAGAAGATTTTCGTGGAAATCGAGAAATTTTTCAGGCTTGAAGAAAAGGGGATTACTACAAACGACAACTCAGAAGCCGCTCAGTGGCTTCGCGCCATCAAGGTGACAATCAACGAGGAACCCGTTCCCGAAAAGATTATGCAGAACGAGACCTTCCGAAGGTTGCTCGACTCGGTGAAATTGATTAATTTTGCAGAAGAGCTTTTCAACTGCGAGATAAAAAACGTGACGGACTTGATGGCAGAACATGAAATCGGATTTGCCGAGGGCAAGAAAGAAGGTCATGCTGAAGGTTTTGTTCAAGGCAAAACTGAGGGACACGCCGAAGGACACGAAGCGGGTCTCGCTGAAGGTCGTGCGGAAGGTTTCGCTCAAGGCAAAACTGAGGGACACGCTGAAGGCCGTGAAGCGGGTCTCGCTGAAGGTCGCGAAGCAGGACGCGCAGAAGGTTTTGCGCAAGGCAAGACCGAAGGGTTGAACGAAGGCGAACTGAGGAAAGCTCGTGAAATAGCAAAAGGGCTCCGCGATGACGGAGTCCCGATGGAAATCATCGTCCGCAGATCAGGACTCTCCGAAGACGAAATCCGCAAACTGTAA
- the sfsA gene encoding DNA/RNA nuclease SfsA produces MQYGQIVKATFISRPNRFIAHVNIKGQKTVVHVKNTGRCRELLQPGAVVYLEESTNPARKTPYDLIAVEKVTPRGTILVNMDSQAPNKVAAEWIRANKRRFPKLQLVRPEFTFGNSRFDFYIEFNGRKMFLEVKGVTLEHDGFATFPDAPTERGIKHLTELTRIKSEQMTAEDGTPYECGVLFLIQMKGCKRFGPDDKIHPEFGKALRGAQKAGVEIFAVDCKVTPDSLVADKPVDLFL; encoded by the coding sequence ATGCAATACGGTCAAATTGTAAAGGCGACATTCATTTCTCGACCTAACCGCTTTATAGCCCATGTGAACATCAAGGGGCAAAAGACCGTAGTCCACGTGAAAAATACGGGCCGATGCCGGGAACTGTTGCAACCCGGCGCTGTTGTTTACCTCGAAGAATCTACCAATCCCGCCCGCAAGACTCCTTACGACCTCATAGCAGTGGAAAAAGTTACGCCACGAGGCACGATTCTCGTAAACATGGACAGCCAAGCTCCAAACAAAGTAGCGGCAGAATGGATTCGAGCAAACAAGCGGCGGTTTCCAAAATTGCAACTAGTACGCCCTGAATTTACCTTCGGGAATTCGCGATTCGATTTCTACATTGAATTCAATGGCCGCAAGATGTTCCTGGAAGTGAAAGGCGTTACCCTAGAACACGACGGTTTTGCCACCTTCCCCGACGCCCCCACGGAAAGGGGAATCAAGCACCTGACGGAACTCACCCGCATAAAATCGGAGCAAATGACCGCCGAAGACGGCACGCCCTACGAATGCGGCGTCCTGTTCCTGATACAGATGAAAGGCTGCAAGCGCTTTGGTCCCGACGACAAAATCCATCCGGAATTCGGCAAGGCCCTCCGAGGCGCCCAAAAAGCAGGTGTGGAAATTTTCGCGGTGGACTGCAAAGTCACGCCAGACAGCCTCGTGGCCGACAAGCCCGTTGACCTGTTTTTGTGA
- the cas2 gene encoding CRISPR-associated endonuclease Cas2, with product MLLVSYDIKDDKLRTTFSKMLQSNGAIRLQYSVYEVNHTQRFLDILKMEIETYFKKEFSPDDSVILFDVDVKKTIKYGNAVHRDQDLLFF from the coding sequence ATGCTATTAGTAAGCTATGACATAAAGGACGACAAATTGAGAACTACCTTCTCAAAGATGCTCCAATCAAATGGAGCTATACGACTTCAATATTCAGTGTACGAAGTTAATCATACACAACGTTTTCTTGACATTCTGAAAATGGAAATAGAGACCTATTTCAAGAAAGAGTTTTCTCCAGATGACAGCGTCATATTATTTGATGTTGATGTAAAAAAGACTATCAAATATGGAAATGCTGTTCATCGTGATCAGGACCTGTTATTCTTTTAA
- the cas1 gene encoding type V CRISPR-associated endonuclease Cas1 — translation MFTSKDIECRSIFVINCIKERNLRVSSGELLLEEGEEHKTLTKFPFQKILALFIIGPITITTPLLEKCKKFDVALVVMKSNLRPVFFWANHAEANFLLHQKQYFFEKTDISFAREIVRNKIMNQKKTLEKTRLKSFAILEARELCDKALDNLGGIDDYNELMGTEGYISKKFFESYFDGFNWTVRLPRAKNDAINATLDIGYTILFNYIEVFLRLFGFDPYVGVYHRLWFKRKSLVCDIMEPFRCLIDAKVRKALNLKQIKEDDFNIVKKEYLLKFEKYSDYAALFYQDLVNYKKEVFKFVQSYYRAFMKERADLMDLFILE, via the coding sequence ATGTTTACCAGTAAAGACATTGAATGTCGAAGCATTTTCGTCATCAACTGTATAAAGGAGCGAAACCTAAGGGTTTCTTCAGGAGAACTGCTTCTTGAAGAAGGTGAGGAACACAAAACTCTCACAAAATTTCCGTTCCAAAAGATCTTGGCTCTCTTTATCATTGGGCCGATTACAATAACAACGCCTTTACTGGAAAAATGCAAAAAATTTGACGTGGCTCTTGTTGTAATGAAATCTAATTTGCGACCAGTCTTTTTTTGGGCTAATCATGCCGAAGCCAATTTCTTATTGCATCAAAAGCAATATTTCTTTGAAAAAACAGACATTTCCTTTGCAAGAGAAATTGTTCGAAATAAAATAATGAATCAAAAGAAAACTCTAGAAAAAACAAGATTAAAAAGTTTCGCGATACTTGAAGCAAGGGAATTGTGCGATAAAGCCCTGGACAATCTAGGCGGCATTGATGATTACAACGAACTTATGGGTACAGAGGGCTACATTTCAAAGAAATTCTTTGAAAGTTACTTCGATGGATTCAATTGGACCGTTAGGCTTCCTCGGGCAAAGAATGACGCTATAAACGCAACGCTAGATATTGGTTACACAATTCTATTCAATTACATCGAGGTCTTTCTACGGTTATTCGGGTTTGACCCATATGTTGGCGTTTATCACCGACTTTGGTTCAAGAGAAAGTCTTTAGTATGTGATATCATGGAACCTTTTCGCTGTTTAATTGATGCGAAAGTTCGGAAGGCTTTAAATCTTAAGCAAATAAAAGAGGATGATTTTAATATAGTCAAAAAAGAGTACTTGTTGAAATTTGAGAAATACTCTGATTATGCGGCTCTATTTTATCAAGATTTAGTTAACTACAAAAAAGAAGTTTTCAAATTCGTGCAGTCGTACTATAGAGCATTTATGAAGGAACGTGCTGATTTAATGGACTTGTTCATATTGGAGTAA
- the cas4 gene encoding type V CRISPR-associated protein Cas4 — protein MDNYILISTLNDFIFCPYSIYLHNVYMETDESIYYATPQVRGKIAHTGIDKKTYSPRNDCITALPVFSDKYGLLGKIDLFKVNEKKLIERKYQLKQIFRGQIYQLWAQYFCMHEMGYDIESLAFYEISTNKMHPIGIPTQEEEKEFSDFITKFRNYNPSDSISVIASKCQHCIYNSLCDKAEVENVYQ, from the coding sequence ATGGATAACTACATACTCATATCTACATTGAATGATTTCATCTTCTGTCCTTATTCCATATATCTCCATAATGTTTATATGGAGACTGATGAATCCATATACTACGCAACACCTCAAGTTCGAGGGAAAATTGCCCATACTGGCATAGACAAGAAAACCTATAGTCCGCGAAACGACTGTATTACCGCTTTGCCTGTTTTTAGTGACAAATACGGTCTTTTAGGTAAAATCGATTTGTTCAAGGTCAACGAAAAGAAATTAATAGAACGCAAATATCAATTAAAGCAAATATTTCGGGGGCAAATCTATCAATTGTGGGCGCAATATTTTTGTATGCACGAAATGGGTTATGACATAGAAAGTCTCGCTTTTTATGAAATATCTACAAATAAAATGCACCCTATTGGCATACCCACCCAAGAAGAAGAAAAAGAATTTTCAGATTTCATAACAAAATTTCGAAACTACAATCCATCTGATTCGATAAGCGTCATTGCTAGCAAATGTCAACATTGTATATACAACAGCTTATGTGACAAAGCGGAGGTTGAAAATGTTTACCAGTAA